In one Pseudodesulfovibrio tunisiensis genomic region, the following are encoded:
- a CDS encoding sigma 54-interacting transcriptional regulator, whose product MSGENWKTPFQWFSLHSVRFSRIGLKGKLMIALIPAVVLILISAAYLNYHVAERFINIAIDRNVRMRNLAMTHEIERALERARGDLLFFSQGDLSRNAMAALLKRTVASGGPAYMEFAFLPVVGNDSTYLAQHSGTVAIPSREKFPSVSPDPMLDLDRLKNLKPGMVDISPVMEVEFPFPAKGNENQRLKEHVIRFFTQVPASDTHPAGLLMLSLDARHLRNILSLYNSDQSPLWAFPRSDELRFNFMVDAEGWILFQSERTDKPESPLTTYLARTGYEGALGKPGHKSAFRPTSAYSHYWEMVEAIRRGGQGLNRVQDKTNTDSAVKEYFFSYAPVCYSPGGDAPSRVYAGVVYVDRSQLPIVAGYEYMDATLLFTLLTIALIALLIYWLGLILFRPIRELTARMNEFDSPDKLEEIRLPYSGLDIDMLTSSINGIIRKVKSQLEEIRQKDRTIQSVNLRERASLARERQVLAEAQDGDMPEIVGTGPIISRLKSDILKASQVDVDVLITGETGTGKQLVAEAIHNNSVRAGSPFVVINCGALDENLLLDALFGHKKGAFTEARTDRNGAFSEANGGTLFLDEIQSASPKVQQSLLRVLATRKIKPLGSDAEISVDVRIIAATNMDLSEMIERETFREDLYYRLKVVSIETPSLRNHIENVPLIAVHNLMQAEHLTGRNRLGLSKGALSKLSNYHWPGNVRELVNVITRAAVMAETETIQAEEIRLEEDLHVIPDPDAAMLTTAPAPETEAPDAPKAVEPPPPAPDFPSFHEEMNPRQKSAWSELIAKPSFSRKDYQEAVGGGLPSRTAIYDIQNLMEKGMLTKSGKGPATRYSVRDDFRSPVPEN is encoded by the coding sequence ATGTCGGGCGAAAACTGGAAAACCCCGTTCCAATGGTTCTCTCTGCACTCGGTCAGGTTCAGCCGGATAGGCCTCAAGGGCAAACTCATGATCGCCCTGATCCCCGCGGTCGTCCTCATCCTTATTTCGGCGGCATACCTGAACTATCATGTGGCCGAGCGGTTCATCAACATAGCCATCGACCGCAACGTGCGCATGCGCAACCTCGCCATGACCCACGAGATCGAACGGGCCCTGGAAAGAGCCAGAGGAGACCTGCTCTTCTTCTCGCAAGGCGATCTTTCGCGGAATGCCATGGCCGCCCTTCTGAAACGCACGGTCGCTTCCGGCGGTCCGGCATACATGGAATTCGCCTTTCTTCCCGTGGTAGGCAACGATTCCACATATCTGGCCCAACATTCCGGCACGGTTGCGATTCCTTCCCGCGAGAAGTTTCCCTCTGTATCCCCGGACCCCATGCTGGACCTCGACCGACTCAAGAACCTCAAGCCGGGCATGGTGGACATATCCCCTGTCATGGAAGTGGAATTCCCGTTTCCGGCCAAGGGAAATGAGAACCAGCGTCTCAAGGAACACGTGATCCGGTTCTTCACCCAGGTCCCGGCCTCGGACACGCATCCGGCCGGGCTGCTCATGCTCTCTCTGGATGCCCGCCATCTGCGCAACATCCTGTCCCTGTACAACTCGGATCAGTCCCCGCTCTGGGCGTTTCCCCGAAGCGACGAGCTCCGCTTCAACTTCATGGTGGACGCCGAAGGCTGGATCCTGTTCCAGTCGGAACGCACGGACAAGCCCGAATCACCGCTGACCACCTACCTTGCCAGAACCGGCTATGAAGGAGCACTTGGCAAGCCCGGACACAAAAGCGCGTTTCGCCCCACTTCGGCATACAGTCACTACTGGGAAATGGTCGAGGCCATCCGCCGGGGCGGGCAGGGCCTGAACCGCGTGCAGGACAAGACCAATACGGACTCGGCAGTCAAGGAATACTTCTTTTCCTATGCACCGGTGTGCTACAGCCCCGGAGGCGACGCACCTTCCCGAGTCTATGCAGGCGTGGTCTATGTGGACCGCAGCCAGCTCCCCATCGTGGCCGGATACGAATACATGGATGCGACCCTGCTCTTCACCCTGCTGACCATCGCGCTCATCGCCCTGCTCATCTACTGGCTCGGACTGATTCTGTTCCGGCCCATCCGGGAGCTCACGGCACGCATGAACGAATTCGACTCGCCGGACAAGCTGGAGGAAATCCGGCTTCCCTACAGCGGATTGGACATCGACATGCTCACGTCCAGCATCAACGGCATCATCCGCAAGGTGAAATCCCAGCTTGAGGAAATCCGGCAAAAGGACAGGACCATCCAAAGCGTGAACCTGCGGGAACGCGCTTCACTGGCCCGGGAACGGCAGGTGCTGGCAGAGGCGCAGGACGGGGACATGCCGGAAATCGTCGGAACGGGCCCCATCATTTCCCGACTGAAGTCGGACATCCTCAAGGCATCCCAGGTGGATGTGGATGTCCTCATCACGGGCGAGACCGGCACGGGCAAGCAGCTCGTGGCCGAGGCCATCCACAACAACAGCGTGCGGGCGGGCAGCCCCTTCGTGGTCATCAACTGCGGCGCGCTGGATGAAAACCTGCTTCTGGACGCCCTGTTCGGTCACAAGAAGGGGGCGTTCACCGAAGCCCGCACCGACCGCAACGGCGCGTTCTCCGAAGCCAACGGCGGTACCCTGTTTCTGGACGAAATCCAGTCTGCCTCGCCCAAGGTGCAGCAATCCCTGCTTCGCGTGCTGGCCACGCGCAAGATCAAGCCTCTGGGCAGTGACGCGGAAATCAGCGTGGACGTGCGCATCATTGCGGCCACCAACATGGACCTGTCCGAGATGATCGAACGCGAAACCTTCCGAGAAGACCTGTACTATCGGCTCAAGGTGGTTTCCATCGAGACCCCCTCGCTACGCAATCATATCGAAAACGTGCCCCTGATCGCGGTGCATAACCTGATGCAGGCCGAACATCTCACGGGCAGAAACCGCCTCGGCCTGAGCAAGGGCGCACTCAGCAAGCTCTCCAACTACCATTGGCCCGGCAACGTGCGCGAACTGGTCAACGTGATCACGCGCGCCGCGGTCATGGCCGAAACCGAAACCATTCAGGCCGAGGAAATCCGTCTGGAAGAAGACCTGCACGTCATTCCGGATCCGGATGCAGCCATGCTCACCACGGCCCCGGCTCCGGAAACCGAAGCCCCGGATGCACCCAAGGCAGTGGAACCACCGCCTCCGGCACCGGATTTCCCGTCGTTTCACGAGGAAATGAACCCCCGGCAGAAATCGGCATGGTCCGAGCTGATCGCCAAGCCGAGCTTCAGCCGCAAGGACTATCAGGAAGCCGTGGGCGGCGGTCTGCCCTCCAGAACCGCGATCTACGACATCCAGAACCTCATGGAAAAGGGCATGCTCACCAAATCCGGCAAGGGCCCTGCCACCCGGTATTCGGTCCGGGACGACTTCCGCAGTCCGGTTCCGGAAAACTGA
- a CDS encoding sensor histidine kinase: MKHEQYRKARHHILAGMIVVPLVPFLISLAVGYYSYSATIEEMAFSSLRQQSQYHARKIGDFLHECRSDLDLALALAPMETLRSQQGLMELFHDLQSSTSAFIDIGVIDGSGRQVAYFGPYELEDREYADALWYVNARRTMSYISDVYLGFRNEPHVTLAVARERMGEIWVMRATLNPLALSSLVDSAALGGEAYIVNRKGVPQISRLSNGVILEPDGLEYPEPAASTHTFRLSDRENDYIYAASPLNDGRWRLMVRQEEHEAYAPIQRASVLIVIIMLIGGGAIVGLAVYISGRIAASLRSKDEAVSGLENQLFRAARLAELGEMSAGFAHEINNPLQVMKSDLALMEFVAGDIAEKTKGRCDGEIAELREIVEQLMLQIRRCAGITRKILKFGRYGEPVLERIDLVEYLPGVGGLVEKKAAVHGIAMHCDVAPDTPAVKADPGQLQQVMLNLLNNAIHALVDQHGSRGGILDIKAVRDEQGRVRITVADNGTGIPRDNLERIFNPFYTTKAPGKGTGLGLSVCYGIITSLGGEISVQSETGKGTTFVIVLPASD; this comes from the coding sequence ATGAAACACGAACAGTATAGAAAAGCGCGTCATCACATTCTCGCGGGCATGATCGTCGTGCCCCTGGTCCCGTTTCTGATCTCCCTTGCCGTGGGCTACTACTCGTATTCGGCAACGATCGAGGAAATGGCGTTTTCCTCGCTTCGGCAGCAGTCCCAGTATCATGCCCGGAAGATCGGGGATTTTCTGCACGAGTGCCGGTCCGATCTGGATTTGGCTCTGGCATTGGCCCCCATGGAAACGCTTCGTTCCCAGCAGGGACTCATGGAACTGTTTCACGATCTGCAGTCCTCCACATCCGCGTTCATCGATATCGGGGTCATCGACGGTTCAGGGCGTCAGGTGGCGTATTTCGGCCCATACGAGCTGGAGGATCGCGAATATGCGGACGCGCTCTGGTACGTGAACGCCCGGCGCACCATGTCCTACATCAGCGACGTGTATCTGGGATTCCGCAACGAGCCGCACGTGACTCTGGCTGTGGCCCGGGAACGCATGGGCGAGATATGGGTCATGCGCGCGACGCTCAACCCCCTTGCCCTGAGTTCGCTGGTGGACAGTGCGGCTCTGGGCGGCGAGGCATACATCGTGAACCGCAAGGGCGTGCCGCAGATCAGCAGGCTTTCGAACGGCGTGATTCTGGAGCCGGACGGGCTTGAGTATCCCGAGCCGGCCGCTTCGACGCATACGTTTCGCCTGAGCGACAGGGAAAACGACTACATCTACGCGGCCTCCCCGCTCAATGACGGTCGCTGGCGGCTCATGGTCCGTCAGGAGGAGCACGAGGCCTATGCTCCGATCCAGCGGGCCTCGGTACTCATCGTGATCATCATGCTTATCGGCGGTGGAGCCATCGTGGGGCTGGCCGTGTACATCAGCGGCAGAATCGCTGCGAGCCTGCGGAGCAAGGACGAGGCCGTGTCCGGATTGGAAAACCAGCTTTTCCGGGCCGCGCGTCTGGCCGAGCTCGGGGAGATGTCCGCCGGATTCGCCCATGAAATCAACAATCCGCTTCAGGTCATGAAAAGTGATCTTGCGCTCATGGAGTTCGTGGCCGGGGATATTGCGGAAAAGACGAAGGGTCGGTGCGACGGCGAAATAGCCGAGCTGCGGGAGATCGTGGAGCAGCTCATGCTTCAGATTCGGCGGTGCGCCGGAATCACCAGAAAGATTCTCAAGTTCGGCCGGTACGGCGAACCCGTGCTGGAACGCATCGACCTGGTGGAATACCTGCCCGGCGTGGGCGGTCTGGTTGAAAAGAAGGCCGCAGTGCACGGCATTGCCATGCATTGCGACGTGGCCCCGGACACGCCTGCGGTCAAGGCCGATCCGGGGCAGTTGCAGCAGGTCATGCTGAATCTGCTCAACAATGCGATTCACGCTCTTGTCGATCAGCACGGCTCAAGAGGCGGAATCCTTGACATCAAGGCTGTTCGCGACGAGCAGGGCCGGGTCAGAATCACGGTAGCGGACAACGGAACCGGGATTCCCCGGGACAATCTGGAGCGAATCTTCAACCCCTTCTACACGACCAAGGCCCCGGGCAAGGGCACCGGGCTGGGCCTGTCCGTGTGCTATGGCATCATCACCTCGCTCGGAGGTGAAATTTCGGTGCAGAGCGAAACGGGCAAGGGAACCACCTTTGTCATTGTCCTGCCTGCCTCGGATTGA
- a CDS encoding inorganic phosphate transporter, with protein MTPVFFSSGLFLGWSLGANNMSNVFGTAVGTRMIRFRTAAIWCSVFVILGAVISGAGATQTLGKLGSVNALAGAFMVALSSAITMFLMTKASYPVSTSQTIVGSIIGWNLFSQSLIDYGALTQILSTWVFCPVLAAMFSMTLYLICRSCLSLCKPHMLMQDALTRMGLLLAGIFGSYALGANNISTVMGVFVPISNFQDISVFGLFTLNAAQQLFLLGGLSIALGVFTYSKKVIMTVGGGGIMRLSPVAAFIVVVSHSLVLTIFSSQGLNTVLKSWGLPPIPLVPVSSSQAIVGAVIGIGLLKGGRTIRWRTVGAICSSWAVTPVISALICFVSLFFLQNVFQQTTFKPVRYSLTADAMTRLARSDVDTSQLEPLRDKLFPNAVEFKSAMQEHSFLKDQKLELAIASAKLHSIEITQDRLNDLPLKWITGEQRSALDTLVGSHYRHNWQLAGALARASSHWRPITGDKENQRELQDKVEYLQDFFAAP; from the coding sequence ATGACACCCGTATTCTTTTCCAGCGGGCTGTTCCTCGGCTGGTCGCTGGGCGCGAACAACATGTCCAACGTGTTCGGCACGGCCGTGGGAACACGCATGATCCGATTCCGCACCGCCGCCATCTGGTGCAGTGTCTTCGTGATTCTCGGTGCGGTGATCAGCGGTGCCGGAGCAACGCAGACCCTGGGCAAGCTCGGCTCGGTCAACGCCCTTGCCGGGGCATTCATGGTGGCCCTTTCCTCGGCCATAACCATGTTTCTCATGACCAAGGCCAGCTATCCGGTTTCCACGTCCCAGACCATTGTCGGGTCCATCATCGGCTGGAACCTGTTTTCCCAGTCCCTCATCGACTATGGTGCGCTCACGCAAATCCTGTCGACCTGGGTCTTCTGTCCGGTACTTGCCGCCATGTTCTCCATGACACTGTATCTCATCTGCCGCAGTTGCCTTTCCCTGTGCAAACCGCACATGCTGATGCAGGACGCCCTGACCAGAATGGGGCTGCTTCTGGCAGGCATCTTCGGGTCCTACGCACTTGGCGCAAACAACATATCCACGGTCATGGGCGTTTTCGTGCCCATCTCCAACTTTCAGGACATATCCGTCTTCGGACTGTTCACCCTGAATGCGGCACAGCAGCTTTTCCTGCTCGGCGGGCTGTCCATCGCTCTGGGCGTATTCACCTATTCCAAGAAGGTGATCATGACCGTTGGCGGCGGCGGAATCATGCGCCTTTCCCCGGTTGCCGCGTTCATCGTGGTGGTCTCCCATTCACTGGTTCTGACCATCTTCTCCTCGCAGGGCCTGAACACGGTGCTCAAGTCCTGGGGCCTGCCGCCGATCCCTCTGGTACCGGTATCCAGTTCACAGGCCATCGTGGGCGCGGTCATCGGCATAGGCCTGCTCAAGGGCGGCCGCACCATCCGCTGGCGCACCGTGGGAGCCATATGCAGCAGTTGGGCCGTGACCCCGGTCATTTCCGCGCTCATCTGCTTTGTTTCCCTGTTCTTCCTGCAAAACGTCTTTCAGCAGACCACGTTCAAGCCGGTCCGCTACAGCCTGACCGCAGACGCCATGACGCGGCTGGCCCGTTCCGACGTGGACACATCGCAGCTTGAACCGCTCCGCGACAAGCTCTTTCCCAATGCCGTTGAGTTCAAGTCCGCAATGCAGGAACACAGCTTCCTGAAGGACCAAAAGCTGGAACTGGCCATAGCGTCGGCAAAGCTGCACTCCATCGAAATCACGCAGGACAGGTTGAACGATCTGCCGCTGAAGTGGATCACCGGGGAACAACGCTCGGCGCTGGACACACTGGTTGGATCGCACTACCGCCACAACTGGCAATTGGCTGGCGCTCTGGCCCGGGCTTCCTCGCATTGGCGACCCATTACCGGCGACAAGGAAAATCAGCGCGAACTTCAGGACAAGGTGGAATACCTTCAGGACTTCTTTGCCGCGCCCTGA
- a CDS encoding DUF47 domain-containing protein encodes MEFKLLRRQVRLIKRIDEFFNYLSESGITFKLGVAAYLRGDMDTFNDKLKAIGRSEHLGDELRREIERDMYTKTLIPESRGDVLELLENLDALLDRFKAVMWQFDIQQPAVPEPLHEDANNLCAYVVEAVEAIVLSSRAFFTDLNQVANTLHKVSAWESEADYVNTRLQKKIYRMPGVELAFRNQLRDFARRIDNIADAAEDVADRLSIYVIKRSL; translated from the coding sequence ATGGAATTCAAGCTGCTTCGCCGCCAAGTACGACTCATCAAGCGCATCGACGAATTTTTCAACTACCTCAGCGAATCCGGCATCACCTTCAAACTCGGGGTAGCAGCCTATCTTCGTGGGGACATGGACACCTTCAACGACAAACTCAAGGCCATCGGTCGATCCGAGCATCTGGGCGACGAACTCAGACGCGAGATCGAACGGGACATGTACACCAAGACCCTGATCCCGGAATCCCGGGGCGACGTGCTCGAACTTCTCGAAAACCTCGACGCCCTGCTCGATCGCTTCAAGGCCGTGATGTGGCAGTTCGACATCCAGCAACCCGCCGTGCCCGAACCGCTTCACGAGGACGCCAACAATCTCTGCGCCTATGTCGTGGAAGCCGTGGAGGCCATCGTGCTGTCGTCACGCGCCTTTTTCACGGATCTCAATCAGGTGGCCAACACCCTGCACAAGGTCTCTGCCTGGGAATCCGAGGCCGACTACGTGAACACGCGCCTCCAGAAAAAGATATACCGCATGCCCGGAGTGGAACTGGCCTTCCGCAACCAGCTCCGGGATTTCGCCCGCCGCATCGACAACATTGCGGACGCGGCCGAGGACGTGGCCGACAGGCTCAGCATCTACGTGATCAAGCGGTCGCTCTAG